In one window of Frigoriglobus tundricola DNA:
- a CDS encoding TIGR01777 family oxidoreductase: MPVSAEELYAWHARPLAFQRLQPPWEDATVVNQEGTFGTDGYRVTVRAGLVGPVSGTWVAELYDFRPGQQFQDRELQGPFAFWNHTHRFVPDTPTSSVLEDHIEYRLPFGRPGRVAAGAMVEQRLAAMFAYRHALTASDLRRHAAFAHRPRLTVAVTGSRGLIGSDLVSFLTTGGHKVVRLVTGSAAPPFDDGTKWVPWKPDGPLPEAALDGVDAVVHLAGDNVADGRWSAEKKKRILESRTGPTRNVAQAIAALPAERRPKVFVCASAVGFYGTRGDEELTEDSSPGTGFFPGVVRAWEGACAPARDAGVRTVNLRIGVALSPKGGALGKQLFAFKMGTGAVLGSGKQWQSWVTVNDIVGAIHHALYTDTLSGSVNAVGPNPVTNREFTKALGRVLNRPAFFWLPRPALRVLFGEVADEALLASTRVRPAKLVASGFHFDHTELEPALRFLLGRHIVDSSRPGYNRSASVQTLL; the protein is encoded by the coding sequence ATGCCAGTGTCGGCCGAAGAATTGTATGCGTGGCACGCCCGCCCGCTCGCGTTCCAGCGCCTCCAGCCGCCGTGGGAGGACGCGACCGTCGTCAACCAGGAGGGCACGTTCGGTACCGACGGGTACCGCGTGACGGTCCGAGCGGGGCTGGTCGGGCCGGTGAGCGGAACGTGGGTGGCCGAGCTGTACGACTTCCGGCCGGGGCAGCAGTTCCAGGACCGCGAATTGCAAGGGCCGTTCGCGTTCTGGAACCACACGCACCGGTTCGTACCCGACACGCCGACCTCATCCGTTCTCGAAGATCACATTGAGTACCGGCTCCCGTTCGGGCGCCCCGGGCGGGTGGCCGCGGGCGCGATGGTGGAGCAGCGACTGGCGGCCATGTTCGCGTACCGGCACGCGCTCACCGCGAGCGATCTGCGCCGGCACGCGGCGTTCGCCCACCGGCCCCGGCTCACGGTCGCGGTCACCGGCTCGCGGGGGCTGATCGGTTCGGACCTCGTGTCCTTCCTCACGACCGGTGGGCACAAGGTGGTCCGGCTCGTCACCGGCTCGGCCGCCCCGCCGTTCGACGACGGCACGAAATGGGTCCCGTGGAAGCCGGACGGCCCTCTGCCGGAGGCGGCACTGGACGGCGTGGACGCGGTGGTACATCTCGCGGGCGACAACGTGGCCGATGGCCGCTGGAGTGCCGAGAAGAAGAAACGCATTCTTGAGAGCCGCACCGGTCCGACGCGGAACGTGGCACAGGCGATCGCGGCTTTGCCTGCGGAGCGGCGGCCGAAGGTGTTCGTGTGCGCGTCGGCGGTCGGGTTCTACGGTACGCGCGGCGACGAGGAGCTGACAGAAGACTCTTCGCCCGGCACCGGCTTCTTCCCGGGCGTGGTGCGGGCGTGGGAGGGGGCGTGCGCACCGGCGCGGGACGCGGGCGTGCGCACCGTGAACCTGCGGATCGGCGTCGCCCTCTCGCCGAAGGGCGGGGCGCTCGGCAAGCAGCTCTTCGCGTTCAAAATGGGCACGGGCGCGGTTCTCGGCAGCGGAAAGCAGTGGCAGTCGTGGGTCACGGTGAACGACATCGTCGGGGCGATTCACCACGCACTTTATACCGATACCCTGAGCGGCTCGGTGAACGCGGTCGGGCCGAACCCGGTCACGAACCGCGAGTTCACCAAAGCGCTCGGCCGCGTGCTGAACCGTCCGGCCTTCTTCTGGCTCCCGCGGCCGGCGCTCCGGGTTCTGTTCGGCGAAGTCGCCGACGAGGCGCTGCTCGCGAGCACGCGGGTCCGGCCCGCGAAGCTGGTTGCCTCTGGCTTCCACTTTGACCACACCGAACTGGAACCGGCGTTACGGTTCTTGTTGGGTCGTCATATTGTGGACTCGAGCCGGCCCGGTTACAATCGCTCTGCCTCGGTACAGACTCTCCTCTAA
- the hutH gene encoding histidine ammonia-lyase: MTVPRITVRNLHADLAAAVEHFAADTADVERSRARVEAALADGRAHYGINTGFGALANKRVPDDQLATLQRNLLLSHAVGVGDPVPPEVTRLMLGLKVVSLGLGYSGVSLPVFRRLVEFDRRNLLPVVPSRGSVGASGDLAPLAHLCLPLIGLGEFWDDDRRGRVPAADALRAHDLPPVPLAAKDGLALINGTQLMAAYGAWVLERCSRLVDHFDLAAAMSLEALQGSIKPFDARVHAVRPHPGHGAVAANVRLLLRESEILESHRNCGKVQDPYCLRCVPQVHGASRDALAYASGVLETEINGVTDNPLVFARDGAGGGSDLADIVSGGNFHGQPLALALDFAAIALAEYASISERRIYLLLEGHDGLPRLLMRETGLNSGFMIPQYTAAALVSENKVLCHPASVDSIPTSLGQEDHVSMGSVSAVKLLMVLKNVETVLAIELLTAAQALDYRLPLRPGRGVEAAHRRIREVTHHREADYLFQDDLRRVGELTEGRALLEAAGSGGQSG, from the coding sequence ATGACCGTGCCGCGCATCACCGTTCGCAACCTGCACGCCGACCTCGCCGCGGCCGTGGAACACTTCGCCGCGGACACGGCCGACGTCGAGCGGAGCCGCGCCCGTGTGGAAGCGGCGCTCGCCGACGGTCGGGCGCACTACGGCATCAACACCGGGTTCGGGGCGCTCGCGAACAAGCGCGTGCCGGACGACCAGCTCGCCACGCTCCAGCGCAACTTGCTGCTCAGCCACGCCGTCGGCGTGGGCGATCCGGTGCCGCCGGAGGTCACGCGGCTCATGCTCGGGTTGAAGGTCGTGTCGCTCGGCCTGGGGTATTCCGGCGTGTCGCTGCCGGTGTTCCGCCGGCTGGTCGAGTTCGATCGGCGGAACCTGCTGCCCGTCGTGCCGAGCCGCGGGAGCGTGGGCGCGTCCGGCGACCTGGCCCCGCTCGCGCACCTGTGCCTGCCGCTCATCGGCCTCGGCGAGTTCTGGGACGACGACCGCCGGGGCCGCGTGCCCGCGGCCGACGCCCTCCGCGCCCACGACCTCCCGCCGGTGCCGCTCGCCGCAAAGGACGGGCTGGCGCTCATCAACGGCACGCAGCTCATGGCGGCCTACGGGGCGTGGGTGCTGGAGCGGTGCTCGCGCCTGGTCGATCACTTCGACCTCGCCGCGGCGATGTCGCTCGAAGCGCTGCAAGGGAGCATCAAACCGTTCGACGCCCGCGTCCACGCCGTTCGCCCCCACCCCGGCCACGGCGCGGTCGCCGCCAACGTGCGGCTCCTGCTCCGGGAGAGCGAGATCCTCGAATCGCACCGCAACTGCGGCAAGGTCCAGGACCCGTACTGCCTGCGGTGCGTGCCCCAGGTCCACGGCGCGAGCCGCGACGCGCTCGCGTACGCCAGCGGCGTGCTGGAAACCGAGATCAACGGCGTGACCGACAACCCGCTCGTGTTCGCCCGGGACGGGGCCGGGGGCGGGTCCGATCTCGCCGACATCGTGAGCGGCGGGAACTTCCACGGCCAGCCGCTCGCGCTGGCGCTCGACTTCGCGGCCATTGCCCTCGCGGAGTACGCGAGCATCTCCGAGCGCCGCATCTACTTGCTGCTCGAGGGCCACGACGGCCTGCCGCGCCTGCTCATGCGCGAAACCGGGCTCAACTCGGGGTTCATGATCCCGCAGTACACGGCCGCGGCGCTGGTGAGCGAGAACAAGGTCCTGTGCCACCCGGCGAGTGTCGATTCGATCCCCACGAGCCTGGGCCAGGAGGACCACGTGAGCATGGGCAGCGTGTCCGCGGTGAAGCTGCTGATGGTGCTGAAGAACGTGGAAACGGTACTCGCCATCGAGCTGCTCACCGCGGCCCAGGCGCTCGACTACCGGCTCCCGCTGCGCCCGGGGCGCGGGGTGGAAGCCGCGCACCGCCGCATCCGAGAGGTGACGCACCACCGGGAAGCCGACTACCTGTTCCAGGACGATTTGCGCCGCGTGGGCGAGTTAACGGAGGGGCGGGCGCTGCTCGAGGCGGCGGGATCAGGTGGGCAGTCGGGTTGA
- a CDS encoding STAS domain-containing protein, which yields MSSPVVELPLEATETDGRITVRFPASTTLAEVNAAAFARAMHGLVEGKDRPHLLIDLAGVVMLTSVILAKLVTLNATLRDTGGRLTLFNPTPGVLQVFKVTRLDSFLEVLSDAHPLPV from the coding sequence GTGTCCTCACCCGTCGTCGAACTGCCGCTCGAGGCCACCGAGACGGACGGCCGCATCACCGTCCGCTTCCCGGCGAGCACCACCCTTGCCGAGGTGAACGCCGCCGCGTTCGCGCGCGCGATGCACGGGCTCGTCGAGGGCAAGGACCGCCCGCACCTGCTCATCGATTTGGCCGGCGTCGTCATGCTGACGAGCGTCATTCTGGCGAAGCTCGTCACCCTCAACGCGACGCTCCGCGACACCGGCGGCCGGCTCACGCTGTTCAACCCGACGCCCGGCGTGTTGCAGGTGTTCAAGGTCACGCGCCTCGACAGCTTCCTTGAGGTCCTCAGCGACGCGCACCCGCTCCCGGTGTGA